Proteins found in one Pocillopora verrucosa isolate sample1 chromosome 12, ASM3666991v2, whole genome shotgun sequence genomic segment:
- the LOC131783365 gene encoding uncharacterized protein, translating into MEIWPACLWHSIIPLLITTGFIIPFTTGSCSDDKCPASFYFIIGRNMVDGHALVGHVFANVSVTKVMDCYRACQPNCRCISFNFLKYSNRDNCQLNEENRHLKPGALMAKEDSQYYDLVVRYNIASNSAVSASSGCTQCSNSCCKDQPCLNGGTCRENCQETGKRFICDCSGFIGQICEQECQGALGMESRTITDGQISASTIWSSRHFASNARLHKQASANSGGVWEPSKKNANQWLQIDLVTQLSVTRVATQGRPDGLHWVTKYHLQYSNNGSTFQFHRERGKNFSKEYSGNSDSTSVVSHDLIPPIMARYIRFRPLAWHWQIAMRVELYGCHDCHRALGMESRAILDGQISASSQYSIYHAAVYARLHNKVVQNVHNEAWEPSTSDANQWLQIDLVTQHGVTRVATQGRYKATHWVTKYNLLYSSDGSTFQYYKERGQSITELSGNTDGTTVVSHDLTPPIAARYIRFRPIAWHQVIAIRVELYGCQVSITELRPSQKKKLSCDANQLEMEIRPTCLCHSIIPLLITAGFIFPFTTGSCSDDKCPVSFHFIIGRNMVDGHALVGHVFANVSVTKVMDCYRACQPNCRCISFNFLKYSNRDKCQLNEENRHLKPGALMAKEDSQYYDLVVRYNIASNSAVSASSGCTQCSNSCCKDQPCLNGGTCRENCQETGKRFICDCSGFIGQICEQECQGALGMESRAITDGQISASTRYSSRHVASNARLHKQASANSGGVWEPSKKNANQWLQIDLVTQRSVTRVATQGRPDGPHWVTNYHLQYSNNGSTFQFHRERGKHVSKEFSGNSDSTSVVSHDLIPPIMARYIRFRPLAWHWQIAMRVELYGCHDCHRALGMESRAILDGQISAWSQYSIHHAAVYARLHNKAVQNVHEEAWEPSTSDANQWLQIDLVTQHGVTRVATQGRYRINHWVTKYNLLYSSDGSTFQYYKERGESITELSGNTDGTTVVSHDLTPPIAARYIRFRPKAWHWVIAMRVELYGCQVI; encoded by the exons AT GGAAATTTGGCCTGCTTGCCTTTGGCACAGCATAATTCCATTGCTCATAACCACTGGATTCATAATTCCATTCACCACGGGCTCCTGCAGCGACGACAAGTGTCCCGCCTCATTCTACTTCATTATTGGAAGGAACATGGTGGATGGGCACGCCCTAGTTGGTCACGTGTTTGCAAATGTCTCAGTGACCAAAGTGATGGATTGTTACAGAGCATGCCAACCAAACTGCCGTTGTATCTCCTtcaactttttgaaatattccaacCGGGATAACTGTCAACTGAATGAGGAAAACCGACACCTAAAGCCCGGTGCCTTGATGGCAAAGGAAGACTCTCAGTACTACGATCTGGTTGTTCGCTACAACATAGCG AGCAATTCTGCAGTTTCTGCATCGTCTGGATGCACTCAGTGTTCCAACAGTTGTTGCAAAGATCAACCGTGTCTCAATGGAGGAACATGTCGAGAAAACTGTCAGGAGACCGGAAAACGATTCATCTGCGACTGTTCGGGATTTATTGGCCAGATCTGTGAGCAGG AGTGTCAGGGCGCCCTTGGCATGGAGAGCCGAACAATAACTGACGGACAAATAAGCGCTTCTACTATATGGAGTTCCCGTCATTTTGCTTCTAACGCCAGACTTCACAAACAAGCAAGCGCAAATAGCGGCGGGGTCTGGGAACCATCAAAGAAAAATGCCAATCAGTGGCTTCAGATCGATTTGGTCACGCAACTCAGCGTGACACGCGTGGCAACACAAGGAAGACCAGATGGTCTACATTGGGTGACTAAATATCATTTACAGTATAGTAACAACGGGTCGACCTTCCAGTTTCACAGAGAGCGAGGAAAAAATTTTAGCAAG GAATATTCAGGAAACAGCGACAGTACATCTGTGGTGTCACATGACCTGATTCCACCAATCATGGCGCGTTACATTCGTTTCCGACCATTGGCTTGGCACTGGCAGATAGCCATGAGAGTGGAGCTGTATGGTTGTCATG ATTGTCACCGCGCTCTCGGTATGGAAAGCCGTGCAATCCTTGACGGTCAAATTAGTGCCTCGTCACAGTATAGTATATACCACGCTGCTGTTTACGCCAGACTCCACAATAAAGTAGTTCAAAATGTACACAACGAGGCCTGGGAACCATCAACATCAGACGCAAATCAGTGGCTCCAGATTGATTTGGTCACACAACACGGCGTGACTCGCGTGGCAACTCAAGGAAGATACAAGGCTACTCACTGGGTGACTAAATATAATCTGCTGTACAGTAGCGACGGGTCGACCTTCCAGTACTACAAAGAGCGAGGACAAAGTATAACG GAATTATCTGGAAACACAGATGGTACCACTGTGGTGTCCCATGACCTTACTCCACCAATCGCAGCACGTTACATTCGTTTTCGACCAATAGCTTGGCACCAGGTGATAGCCATAAGAGTGGAGCTGTATGGTTGCCAGG TTTCTATAACTGAACTGAGACCGAGCCAGAAGAAAAAGCTATCCTGTGACGCTAACCAGCTTGAAAT GGAAATTCGGCCTACCTGCCTTTGCCACAGCATAATTCCATTGCTCATAACCGCTGGATTCATATTTCCATTCACCACGGGCTCCTGCAGCGACGACAAGTGTCCCGTCTCATTCCACTTCATTATTGGAAGGAACATGGTGGATGGGCACGCCCTAGTTGGTCACGTGTTTGCCAATGTCTCAGTGACCAAAGTGATGGACTGTTACAGAGCATGCCAACCAAACTGCCGTTGTATCTCCTtcaactttttgaaatattccaacCGGGATAAATGTCAACTGAATGAAGAAAACCGACACCTAAAGCCCGGTGCCTTGATGGCAAAGGAAGACTCTCAGTACTACGATCTGGTTGTTCGCTACAACATTGCG AGCAATTCTGCAGTTTCAGCATCGTCTGGATGCACTCAGTGTTCCAACAGTTGTTGCAAAGATCAACCGTGTCTCAATGGAGGAACATGTCGGGAAAACTGTCAGGAGACCGGAAAACGATTCATCTGCGACTGTTCGGGATTTATTGGCCAGATCTGTGAGCAGG AGTGTCAGGGTGCCCTTGGCATGGAGAGCCGTGCAATAACTGACGGACAAATAAGCGCCTCTACCAGATATAGTTCCCGTCATGTTGCTTCTAACGCCAGACTTCACAAACAAGCAAGCGCAAATAGCGGCGGGGTCTGGGAACCATCAAAGAAAAATGCCAATCAGTGGCTTCAGATCGATTTGGTCACGCAACGCAGTGTGACACGCGTAGCAACACAAGGAAGACCAGATGGTCCACATTGGGTGACTAACTATCATTTACAGTATAGTAACAACGGGTCGACCTTCCAGTTTCATAGAGAGCGAGGAAAACACGTAAGCAAG GAATTTTCAGGAAACAGTGATAGTACATCTGTGGTGTCACATGACCTGATTCCACCAATCATGGCGCGTTACATTCGTTTCCGACCATTGGCTTGGCACTGGCAGATAGCCATGAGAGTGGAGCTGTATGGTTGTCATG ATTGTCACCGCGCCCTCGGTATGGAAAGCCGTGCAATCCTTGACGGACAAATTAGTGCCTGGTCACAGTATAGTATACACCACGCCGCTGTTTACGCCAGACTCCACAATAAAGCAGTTCAAAATGTACACGAAGAGGCCTGGGAACCATCAACATCAGACGCAAATCAGTGGCTCCAGATTGATTTGGTCACGCAACACGGCGTGACTCGCGTGGCAACTCAAGGAAGATACAGGATTAATCACTGGGTGACAAAATATAATCTGCTGTACAGTAGCGACGGGTCGACCTTTCAGTACTACAAAGAGCGAGGAGAAAGTATAACG GAATTATCTGGAAACACAGATGGTACCACTGTGGTGTCCCATGACCTTACTCCACCAATCGCAGCACGTTACATTCGTTTTCGACCAAAAGCTTGGCACTGGGTGATAGCCATGAGAGTGGAGCTGTATGGTTGCCAGG TTATCTAA
- the LOC131783392 gene encoding lactadherin-like, with product MGSFQVLFRPFISLFITAGFITPFIAGSCISGNCFATFHLVIGVNMVDGHALVGHVFANVSVTKVIDCYRACQPNCRCISFNFLKYSNQDNCQLNEENRHLKPGALMAKEDSQYYDLVVRYNIASNSAVSASSGCTQCSNSCCKDQPCLNGGTCRENCQETGKRFICDCSGFIGQICEQECQGALGMESRAITDGQISASTRYSSRHVASNARLHNQASTNSDGVWEASIKNTNQWLQIDLVTQFSVTRVATQGRHDRLHWVTNYHLQYSNNGSTFQFHRERGKHVSKEFSGNSDSTSVVSHDLIPPIMARYIRFRPLAWHWQIAMRVELYGCHDCHRALGMESRAILDGQIRASSQYSIYHAAVYARLHNKAVQNVHNEAWEPSTSDANQWLQIDLVTQHGVTRVATQGRYRINHWVTKYNLLYSSDGSTFQYYKERGQSITELSGNTDGTTVVSHDLIPAILARYIRFRPLAWHLVIAMRVELYGCQGI from the exons AT GGGAAGTTTCCAAGTTTTGTTTCGTCCCTTCATCTCACTCTTCATAACCGCTGGATTCATTACTCCATTCATCGCGGGCTCTTGCATTAGCGGCAACTGTTTCGCAACATTCCACCTCGTCATCGGAGTGAACATGGTGGATGGCCACGCCCTGGTTGGTCACGTGTTTGCCAATGTCTCAGTGACCAAAGTGATAGATTGCTACAGAGCATGCCAACCAAACTGCCGCTGTATCTCCTTCAACTTCCTGAAATATTCCAACCAAGATAACTGTCAACTGAATGAGGAAAACCGACATTTAAAGCCCGGTGCCTTGATGGCAAAGGAAGACTCTCAGTACTACGATCTGGTCGTTCGCTACAACATTGCG AGCAATTCTGCAGTTTCAGCATCGTCTGGATGCACTCAGTGTTCCAACAGTTGTTGCAAAGATCAACCGTGTCTCAATGGAGGAACATGTCGAGAAAACTGTCAGGAGACCGGAAAACGATTCATCTGCGACTGTTCGGGATTTATTGGCCAGATCTGTGAGCAGG AGTGTCAGGGCGCCCTTGGCATGGAGAGCCGTGCAATAACTGACGGACAAATAAGCGCCTCTACCAGATATAGTTCCCGTCATGTTGCTTCTAACGCCAGACTTCACAATCAAGCAAGCACAAACAGCGACGGGGTCTGGGAAGCATCAATAAAAAACACCAATCAGTGGCTTCAGATCGATTTGGTCACGCAATTCAGCGTGACACGGGTGGCAACACAGGGAAGACATGATCGTTTGCATTGGGTAACTAACTATCATTTACAGTATAGTAACAACGGGTCGACCTTCCAGTTTCATAGAGAGCGAGGAAAACACGTAAGCAAG GAATTTTCAGGAAACAGCGACAGTACATCTGTGGTGTCACATGACCTGATTCCACCAATCATGGCGCGTTACATTCGTTTCCGACCATTGGCTTGGCACTGGCAGATAGCCATGAGAGTGGAGCTGTATGGTTGTCATG ATTGTCACCGCGCCCTCGGTATGGAAAGCCGTGCAATCCTTGACGGTCAAATTAGAGCCTCGTCACAGTATAGTATATACCACGCTGCTGTTTACGCCAGACTCCACAATAAAGCAGTTCAAAATGTACACAACGAGGCCTGGGAACCATCAACATCAGACGCAAATCAGTGGCTCCAGATTGATTTGGTCACGCAACACGGCGTGACTCGCGTGGCAACTCAAGGAAGATACAGGATTAATCACTGGGTGACAAAATATAATCTGCTGTACAGTAGCGACGGGTCGACCTTCCAGTACTACAAAGAACGAGGACAAAGTATAACG GAATTATCTGGAAACACAGATGGTACCACTGTAGTGTCACATGACCTTATTCCAGCAATCCTGGCGCGTTACATTCGTTTCCGACCATTGGCTTGGCACCTGGTGATAGCCATGAGAGTGGAGCTGTATGGTTGCCAAG GTATCTGA
- the LOC131783391 gene encoding uncharacterized protein: MEIRPTCLCHSIIPLLITAGFIFPFTTGSCSDDKCPVSFHFIIGRNMVDGHALLGHVFANVSVTKVMDCYRACQPNCRCISFNFLKYSNRDNCQLNEENRHLKPGALMAKEDSQYYDLVVRYNIASNSAISASSGCTQCSNSCCKDQPCLNGGTCRENCQETGKRFICDCSGFIGQICEQECQGALGMESRSITDGQISASTRYSSRHVASNARLHNQASANSGGVWEPSKKDANQWL; encoded by the exons AT GGAAATTCGGCCTACCTGCCTTTGCCACAGCATAATTCCATTGCTCATAACCGCTGGATTCATATTTCCATTCACCACGGGCTCCTGCAGCGACGACAAGTGTCCCGTCTCATTCCACTTCATTATTGGAAGGAACATGGTGGATGGGCACGCCCTGCTTGGTCACGTGTTTGCCAATGTCTCAGTGACCAAAGTGATGGATTGTTACAGAGCATGCCAACCAAACTGCCGTTGTATCTCCTtcaactttttgaaatattccaacCGGGATAACTGTCAACTGAATGAGGAAAACCGACACCTGAAGCCCGGTGCCTTGATGGCAAAGGAAGACTCTCAGTACTACGATCTGGTTGTTCGCTACAACATTGCG AGCAATTCTGCAATTTCAGCATCGTCTGGATGCACTCAGTGTTCCAACAGTTGTTGCAAAGATCAACCGTGTCTCAATGGAGGAACATGTCGAGAAAACTGTCAGGAGACCGGAAAACGATTCATCTGCGACTGTTCGGGATTTATTGGCCAGATCTGTGAGCagg AGTGTCAGGGCGCCCTTGGCATGGAGAGCCGTTCAATAACTGACGGACAAATAAGCGCCTCTACCAGATATAGTTCCCGTCATGTTGCTTCTAACGCCAGACTTCACAATCAAGCAAGCGCAAATAGCGGCGGGGTTTGGGAACCATCAAAGAAAGATGCTAATCAGTGGCTTTAG